From the Salinimicrobium tongyeongense genome, one window contains:
- a CDS encoding helix-turn-helix domain-containing protein: MIVILLIAAIFGFVLSTTLFFKRSTNTLATRILGSFYFLLSLYALQAYIIDGGYLEHFTWFFLWPLLLYHLIFIPIYYYFQVVLTDKLNWKNTDLLLFIPFFLGVIDVSYVYLQPADLYNDIIAHTISSPTTRLEVEYWLLTLDQHLLIRHVWQLGVLIILLPQIIRFIRKGNRDKLKSILNNWLIIFWGILMVMAILAILYALEKMLVNTEFRSWLVIGESGGIITFTLYTALFLIGVIPLYFPSILHGYPQSAVSSSNPVKQEKQQDDELKFGLDEKEVKLKLETLKERKLYLNQSFNLTECARELQMPSHHISYFLKQQYGLSFASYKNSLRMEHAKQLIAGGYLENNTIEALASECGFTSRTSFSKTFKTFVEISPSEYAGTLN; the protein is encoded by the coding sequence TTGATAGTAATATTATTAATTGCTGCCATATTTGGCTTTGTCTTATCAACTACTTTATTTTTTAAGAGGTCAACAAATACACTTGCCACCCGAATTCTGGGAAGTTTCTACTTTCTTCTTTCGCTATATGCCTTACAGGCTTATATTATAGACGGGGGCTATTTAGAACACTTTACCTGGTTCTTTCTATGGCCTCTGTTACTTTATCACCTTATTTTTATTCCCATATATTATTACTTTCAGGTGGTTTTAACCGATAAGCTTAACTGGAAGAACACCGATCTGCTTTTATTTATTCCATTTTTCCTGGGGGTTATAGATGTAAGTTATGTTTACCTTCAACCGGCAGATCTTTATAACGACATCATCGCCCATACCATCTCATCTCCTACCACAAGGCTGGAAGTGGAATACTGGCTGCTTACTTTAGATCAACACCTGCTTATACGCCATGTTTGGCAGTTAGGGGTTTTGATTATCCTCTTACCCCAGATTATCCGGTTTATAAGGAAAGGGAACAGGGATAAATTAAAATCGATTCTCAATAACTGGCTCATCATTTTTTGGGGTATCCTTATGGTCATGGCAATCCTGGCTATTTTGTATGCCCTTGAAAAAATGCTGGTCAATACGGAATTCCGTTCATGGCTGGTGATAGGGGAAAGCGGGGGTATTATCACCTTTACCCTTTATACGGCCCTTTTTTTAATTGGGGTTATTCCACTTTACTTCCCCAGTATTTTACATGGATATCCTCAATCAGCAGTATCTTCTTCAAATCCTGTGAAACAAGAAAAGCAGCAGGATGATGAACTCAAATTTGGTCTTGATGAAAAGGAGGTCAAATTGAAACTGGAGACTTTGAAGGAGAGAAAACTTTACCTCAACCAAAGTTTCAACCTCACCGAATGTGCAAGGGAACTGCAAATGCCTTCGCACCATATCTCATATTTCCTCAAACAACAATACGGATTAAGCTTTGCCTCCTACAAGAATAGTCTGCGCATGGAGCATGCAAAGCAACTTATTGCAGGTGGCTATTTAGAAAACAACACTATTGAAGCTTTGGCCAGCGAATGTGGTTTTACCAGCAGAACTTCCTTTAGTAAAACCTTCAAAACCTTTGTAGAAATAAGCCCTAGCGAATATGCTGGCACCTTGAACTGA
- a CDS encoding aldo/keto reductase, whose product MEYRILGKTGFKISEISLGTWQVGGKWGSGFDDKKAEEILNTAIDSGVNFIDTADVYEDGLSEAAVGRVVRARSEKIYVATKCGRRISPHVNEGYTPEALTKFVEDSLKNTGLDRLDLIQLHCPPTDVYYRPEIFQVFEQLQKQGKIDKLGVSVEKVEEGIKALEYENVSSVQIIYNLFRQRPQEKFFKMASQKNVGIIVRVPLASGLLTGKFSKNSHFSPEDHRNFNRNGEAFDKGETFAGVNFERGVEAANALKAVFPDKENLAPMALKWILRQPEVGTVIPGASKVEHLRSNVSVYDAPGLSEDQIEQMNRVYEDFIKEEVHQRW is encoded by the coding sequence ATGGAATATCGCATTTTAGGAAAGACAGGATTCAAAATCTCTGAGATCTCGCTGGGTACCTGGCAGGTTGGAGGTAAATGGGGATCGGGTTTCGATGATAAAAAAGCTGAAGAGATTTTGAACACGGCCATAGACAGTGGTGTGAACTTTATTGATACGGCCGATGTTTATGAAGATGGCCTGAGTGAAGCGGCAGTAGGGAGAGTGGTGAGAGCAAGATCTGAAAAGATTTACGTGGCCACCAAATGTGGCCGCAGGATATCGCCTCATGTAAATGAAGGCTATACCCCCGAAGCTTTAACTAAATTTGTAGAGGATAGCCTGAAGAATACCGGCCTGGATAGACTGGACCTTATTCAGTTACATTGCCCGCCTACAGATGTCTATTACAGGCCTGAGATCTTCCAGGTTTTTGAGCAACTTCAGAAGCAGGGAAAAATAGATAAGCTGGGCGTGAGCGTGGAAAAGGTGGAAGAGGGGATAAAAGCCCTGGAATACGAGAATGTTTCATCGGTTCAGATCATTTATAACCTGTTCCGGCAGCGTCCGCAGGAAAAATTCTTTAAAATGGCCAGCCAGAAGAACGTTGGGATCATTGTAAGAGTGCCATTGGCCAGCGGACTCTTAACCGGAAAGTTCAGTAAAAACTCACATTTCTCTCCCGAAGACCACCGTAATTTTAATCGCAACGGGGAAGCTTTTGACAAAGGGGAAACTTTTGCGGGGGTGAATTTTGAAAGGGGGGTAGAGGCAGCTAATGCTTTAAAAGCTGTTTTTCCCGATAAAGAAAATCTGGCGCCCATGGCCTTAAAGTGGATACTGAGGCAGCCTGAAGTGGGCACCGTCATTCCCGGGGCCTCAAAAGTAGAGCATTTGCGCTCCAATGTGTCGGTTTATGACGCTCCCGGTCTTTCTGAAGATCAAATTGAGCAAATGAACCGCGTGTATGAAGACTTTATTAAAGAGGAAGTACATCAGCGGTGGTAG